A part of Bombus affinis isolate iyBomAffi1 chromosome 12, iyBomAffi1.2, whole genome shotgun sequence genomic DNA contains:
- the LOC126922680 gene encoding uncharacterized protein LOC126922680 isoform X1, with amino-acid sequence MSVYYKLSCFRKRMGCTPSGSSCKKGSIRLMTTKLTFTKGQLCNLNTYFRKLVDEAQNDSSNAFAIEAIVERLVQRLMRSAGNLDRRFSSMFLVSLNEPRRIKQGRFEYLLRIDALSISSVSPEQGRSTVCVEEDASLPGFIRLKMLGVGAEVWREYVDVAGRLRRDLVKAKLANLLATAIKQDVGDQTNDRICVSPGQVVDAEILDKILKQPDHCRIFYGSAVSDGPLPEPRNHRVALIEDSGGILLRIGLDKFKAREVEVRLLIGIGVSSWPTLADYPQRIPLYHCDALLHYTAAQSGMYAVVVGPYSGARCENRATLWRVRVPAAEKIMSQHYAADSVPALTESVLLEILYELREGRTLHLPMKPKAGRKNGPSPPDRLRVVSRHILRTVHRWALERTGPDPLTSWAPDTLSCHVLLALDELVAALKCQSLRCYFHPRCNVMLQCARGGMAYHEDSYVSDRRLLESYLETLHYRSFSMTRDVPRPLDVMENELIARWRDIIAALPRETSDEDYGYSQKQLEYFSMILEQVLRAKNALLQNYPDNYSYSNFSELSYCMTEQVENLVFLLKLILTQAKNQSYPMANRKLRMNDRHKESKKRRHCNTSSQFDYSVGLLIDVIARDRETANMDLESSPIMTKILLQWLYFGMDYDRKFLEPILRPYLNNLFNSLHEHGWCATSWKKGQEVYVSEMQSLSIFCKSVISEEISPANGIVDYLSKGWRWAENMTKMIERSGNSLRLIFLPRDRAIKYNLTFTENKSLSSFSTWSKARSVSTIVRKKSIHYRISELFDFLSKLQGSIAPTEKKGVAGHAELRDASPLTYVASMSRSRARHRGPGDLISAMVSLGKFRVLQEVAALLPREEQVAVLEMVQRVARESSRRSRKTTCLYTSSSPIQVYRPRPESDFLDSAARLSPGIRERRIIAEHQKQLEREIQQMHDTVRRNALRRRRPCNVWDSNSLSSWNSSIDSIAGTISLRRYRAPIWDVIKGSSPARSSLRVDGNIEKNKFDEMISREESPTWSTQDARRKLDRCESKNGDELPSWDTLEATLNRRLCNYGNALLGSLETDESIGRNCVAKSRE; translated from the exons ATGTCTGTTTATTATAAGTTGTCTTGTTTTCGGAAGAGGATGGGCTGTACACCTAGTGGATCATCGTGCAAGAAGGGCAGCATTCGATTAATGACTACGAAGCTTACTTTCACCAAGGGTCAGCTGTGCAACCTGAACACGTATTTTCGCAAACTGGTCGACGAGGCTCAGAATG ATTCCTCTAATGCTTTTGCGATCGAAGCTATCGTGGAAAGATTGGTCCAACGATTGATGCGAAGCGCTGGTAATCTCGATCGAAGATTCTCATCTATGTTTCTCGTTTCATTAAACGAACCTCGACGAATAAAG cAAGGTAGGTTTGAATATCTGCTGCGGATAGATGCATTGTCGATTTCGAGTGTAAGTCCCGAGCAGGGACGCTCGACGGTGTGTGTCGAGGAGGATGCCTCTCTACCAGGCTTTATTCGGCTGAAGATGCTTGGCGTTGGGGCGGAAGTCTGGCGAGAGTACGTGGATGTCGCAGGAAGGTTGAGGAGAGATCTTGTAAAAGCCAAATTAGCAAATTTATTGGCCACAGCTATTAAACAAG ACGTTGGAGATCAAACGAACGACAGAATTTGTGTTTCACCTGGTCAAGTGGTCGATGCTGAAATCCTCGACAAGATATTGAAGCAACCGGACCACTGTCGAATATTTTACGGGTCAG CTGTCTCGGACGGACCATTACCAGAGCCAAGGAATCATCGAGTGGCCTTGATCGAAGATTCCGGAGGGATACTGCTTAGAATCGGATTGGATAAATTTAAAGCTCGCGAAGTTGAAGTTAGGCTATTAATCGGTATCGGAGTGTCGTCGTGGCCCACTTTGGCGGATTATCCTCAACGGATACCTCTCTATCATTGCGATGCTCTTCTTCATTACACTGCAGCGCAAAGT GGCATGTACGCGGTAGTCGTTGGTCCGTATTCCGGTGCACGTTGCGAGAACCGAGCAACTCTCTGGAGAGTACGTGTTCCGGCAGCCGAGAAAATTATGAGTCAACACTATGCCGCCGACAGTGTACCAGCCCTCACTGAATCCGTGCTTTTGGAAATTTTATATGAGCTGCGCGAAGGCCGTACTTTGCATTTACCGATGAAACCAAAG GCAGGACGGAAAAACGGCCCCTCGCCTCCAGATCGCTTACGAGTAGTTTCCAGACACATTCTGAGAACTGTGCACCGATGGGCTCTAGAAAGAACAGGACCGGATCCGTTGACGAGCTGGGCGCCCGATACCCTTTCGTGTCATGTTCTATTAGCGTTGGACGAGTTAGTCGCTGCGCTGAAATGCCAGAGCCTGAGGTGTTACTTTCATCCGCGCTGCAACGTGATGCTACAATGCGCGAGAG GAGGAATGGCGTATCACGAGGACTCCTACGTTTCTGATCGTCGATTGTTGGAATCTTACTTGGAAACTCTTCATTATCGATCCTTCTCCATGACGCGTGACGTACCAAGACCTCTAGACGTTATGGAGAATGAGCTCATTGCGAGATGGCGAGATATCATTGCCGCGTTGCCCAGAGAAACGTCCGATGAGGATTACGGATATAGCCAGAAACAGTTGGAATATTTTAGCATGATCCTAGAGCAAGTTCTACGAGCAAAGAACGCTTTGTTACAG AACTATCCGGACAACTATAGTTACTCGAATTTCTCGGAATTATCCTACTGTATGACGGAACAGGTGGAGAATCTCGTGTTCCTACTGAAATTAATTCTAACACAGGCCAAGAACCAGAGTTATCCGATGGCGAATCGCAAGCTGCGAATGAACGATCGCCATAAGGAATCAAAAAAAAGAAGACATTGCAATACGAGCAGTCAGTTCGATTATTCGGTCGGACTGCTAATCGATGTTATCGCAAGAGATAGAGAAACAGCCAATATGGATTTGGAATCTTCTCCAATAATGACCAAAATACTTTTACAATGGCTATACTTTG GTATGGACTATGATCGAAAGTTTCTCGAGCCTATTCTACGTCCATATCTGAACAATCTTTTCAACAGCCTTCACGAACATGGTTGGTGTGCAACGTCTTGGAAGAAGGGACAGGAGGTCTATGTTTCCGAGATGCAATCGCTATCGATATTCTGTAAATCTGTGATAAGCGAGGAAATATCACCTGCTAACGGGATCGTGGACTATCTATCAAAGGGTTGGCGCTGGGCAGAAAATATGACGAAGATGATCGAGCGTTCGGGGAATTCTCTGCGTCTGATTTTTCTTCCCAGAGACAGGGCGATTAAATACAACTTAACTTTCACAGAGAACAAGAGTCTCAGCTCGTTCTCCACGTGGAGCAAAGCTAGGAGTGTCAGTACGATCGTGAGGAAGAAAAGTATACATTACAGAATCAGCGAGCTATTTGATTTTCTATCAAAGTTGCAAGGATCGATTGCCCCGACTGAAAAGAAAG GGGTTGCAGGACACGCGGAATTGAGGGATGCCAGCCCTTTGACATACGTCGCGTCGATGAGCAGATCGCGAGCTCGACATCGTGGTCCTGGCGATTTGATTTCCGCCATGGTCTCCCTCGGCAAGTTCAGG GTTCTGCAAGAAGTCGCCGCTCTTTTGCCACGGGAGGAGCAAGTGGCAGTGTTGGAAATGGTGCAACGCGTGGCCAGAGAATCCTCTCGTCGTTCGAGGAAGACCACCTGCTTGTATACATCCAGTTCACCGATTCAAGTCTACAGGCCGAG ACCGGAGTCGGATTTCCTGGATTCCGCCGCGCGTCTGTCGCCAGGAATTCGCGAGCGGCGAATCATCGCGGAGCATCAGAAACAGCTGGAGAGAGAGATACAGCAGATGCATGACACCGTGAGACGTAACGCGTTGAGAAGACGACGCCCGTGTAACGTCTGGGACTCGAACTCGTTGTCCTCTTGGAATTCTTCGATCGATTCTATCGCAGGCACGATCAGCCTTAGAAGATATCGCGCTCCAATATGGGACGTTATCAAAG GAAGTTCACCGGCTCGGTCTAGCTTGCGCGTGGATGGTAAtatcgagaaaaataaattcgaCGAGATGATAAGCCGAGAGGAATCGCCGACGTGGAGCACGCAAGATGCTCGAAGGAAGTTGGACCGCTGCGAGTCGAAGAATGGAGACGAATTGCCATCTTGGGATACGCTCGAGGCAACTCTGAATAGGAGGCTGTGTAATTACGGCAACGCCCTGTTAGGATCCTTGGAAACGGACGAAAGTATTGGAAGAAACTGCGTGGCGAAGTCGCGAGAATGA
- the LOC126922680 gene encoding uncharacterized protein LOC126922680 isoform X3 → MSVYYKLSCFRKRMGCTPSGSSCKKGSIRLMTTKLTFTKGQLCNLNTYFRKLVDEAQNDSSNAFAIEAIVERLVQRLMRSAGNLDRRFSSMFLVSLNEPRRIKQGRFEYLLRIDALSISSVSPEQGRSTVCVEEDASLPGFIRLKMLGVGAEVWREYVDVAGRLRRDLVKAKLANLLATAIKQDVGDQTNDRICVSPGQVVDAEILDKILKQPDHCRIFYGSAVSDGPLPEPRNHRVALIEDSGGILLRIGLDKFKAREVEVRLLIGIGVSSWPTLADYPQRIPLYHCDALLHYTAAQSGMYAVVVGPYSGARCENRATLWRVRVPAAEKIMSQHYAADSVPALTESVLLEILYELREGRTLHLPMKPKAGRKNGPSPPDRLRVVSRHILRTVHRWALERTGPDPLTSWAPDTLSCHVLLALDELVAALKCQSLRCYFHPRCNVMLQCARGGMAYHEDSYVSDRRLLESYLETLHYRSFSMTRDVPRPLDVMENELIARWRDIIAALPRETSDEDYGYSQKQLEYFSMILEQVLRAKNALLQNYPDNYSYSNFSELSYCMTEQVENLVFLLKLILTQAKNQSYPMANRKLRMNDRHKESKKRRHCNTSSQFDYSVGLLIDVIARDRETANMDLESSPIMTKILLQWLYFGMDYDRKFLEPILRPYLNNLFNSLHEHGWCATSWKKGQEVYVSEMQSLSIFCKSVISEEISPANGIVDYLSKGWRWAENMTKMIERSGNSLRLIFLPRDRAIKYNLTFTENKSLSSFSTWSKARSVSTIVRKKSIHYRISELFDFLSKLQGSIAPTEKKGSARSRRSFATGGASGSVGNGATRGQRILSSFEEDHLLVYIQFTDSSLQAETGVGFPGFRRASVARNSRAANHRGASETAGERDTADA, encoded by the exons ATGTCTGTTTATTATAAGTTGTCTTGTTTTCGGAAGAGGATGGGCTGTACACCTAGTGGATCATCGTGCAAGAAGGGCAGCATTCGATTAATGACTACGAAGCTTACTTTCACCAAGGGTCAGCTGTGCAACCTGAACACGTATTTTCGCAAACTGGTCGACGAGGCTCAGAATG ATTCCTCTAATGCTTTTGCGATCGAAGCTATCGTGGAAAGATTGGTCCAACGATTGATGCGAAGCGCTGGTAATCTCGATCGAAGATTCTCATCTATGTTTCTCGTTTCATTAAACGAACCTCGACGAATAAAG cAAGGTAGGTTTGAATATCTGCTGCGGATAGATGCATTGTCGATTTCGAGTGTAAGTCCCGAGCAGGGACGCTCGACGGTGTGTGTCGAGGAGGATGCCTCTCTACCAGGCTTTATTCGGCTGAAGATGCTTGGCGTTGGGGCGGAAGTCTGGCGAGAGTACGTGGATGTCGCAGGAAGGTTGAGGAGAGATCTTGTAAAAGCCAAATTAGCAAATTTATTGGCCACAGCTATTAAACAAG ACGTTGGAGATCAAACGAACGACAGAATTTGTGTTTCACCTGGTCAAGTGGTCGATGCTGAAATCCTCGACAAGATATTGAAGCAACCGGACCACTGTCGAATATTTTACGGGTCAG CTGTCTCGGACGGACCATTACCAGAGCCAAGGAATCATCGAGTGGCCTTGATCGAAGATTCCGGAGGGATACTGCTTAGAATCGGATTGGATAAATTTAAAGCTCGCGAAGTTGAAGTTAGGCTATTAATCGGTATCGGAGTGTCGTCGTGGCCCACTTTGGCGGATTATCCTCAACGGATACCTCTCTATCATTGCGATGCTCTTCTTCATTACACTGCAGCGCAAAGT GGCATGTACGCGGTAGTCGTTGGTCCGTATTCCGGTGCACGTTGCGAGAACCGAGCAACTCTCTGGAGAGTACGTGTTCCGGCAGCCGAGAAAATTATGAGTCAACACTATGCCGCCGACAGTGTACCAGCCCTCACTGAATCCGTGCTTTTGGAAATTTTATATGAGCTGCGCGAAGGCCGTACTTTGCATTTACCGATGAAACCAAAG GCAGGACGGAAAAACGGCCCCTCGCCTCCAGATCGCTTACGAGTAGTTTCCAGACACATTCTGAGAACTGTGCACCGATGGGCTCTAGAAAGAACAGGACCGGATCCGTTGACGAGCTGGGCGCCCGATACCCTTTCGTGTCATGTTCTATTAGCGTTGGACGAGTTAGTCGCTGCGCTGAAATGCCAGAGCCTGAGGTGTTACTTTCATCCGCGCTGCAACGTGATGCTACAATGCGCGAGAG GAGGAATGGCGTATCACGAGGACTCCTACGTTTCTGATCGTCGATTGTTGGAATCTTACTTGGAAACTCTTCATTATCGATCCTTCTCCATGACGCGTGACGTACCAAGACCTCTAGACGTTATGGAGAATGAGCTCATTGCGAGATGGCGAGATATCATTGCCGCGTTGCCCAGAGAAACGTCCGATGAGGATTACGGATATAGCCAGAAACAGTTGGAATATTTTAGCATGATCCTAGAGCAAGTTCTACGAGCAAAGAACGCTTTGTTACAG AACTATCCGGACAACTATAGTTACTCGAATTTCTCGGAATTATCCTACTGTATGACGGAACAGGTGGAGAATCTCGTGTTCCTACTGAAATTAATTCTAACACAGGCCAAGAACCAGAGTTATCCGATGGCGAATCGCAAGCTGCGAATGAACGATCGCCATAAGGAATCAAAAAAAAGAAGACATTGCAATACGAGCAGTCAGTTCGATTATTCGGTCGGACTGCTAATCGATGTTATCGCAAGAGATAGAGAAACAGCCAATATGGATTTGGAATCTTCTCCAATAATGACCAAAATACTTTTACAATGGCTATACTTTG GTATGGACTATGATCGAAAGTTTCTCGAGCCTATTCTACGTCCATATCTGAACAATCTTTTCAACAGCCTTCACGAACATGGTTGGTGTGCAACGTCTTGGAAGAAGGGACAGGAGGTCTATGTTTCCGAGATGCAATCGCTATCGATATTCTGTAAATCTGTGATAAGCGAGGAAATATCACCTGCTAACGGGATCGTGGACTATCTATCAAAGGGTTGGCGCTGGGCAGAAAATATGACGAAGATGATCGAGCGTTCGGGGAATTCTCTGCGTCTGATTTTTCTTCCCAGAGACAGGGCGATTAAATACAACTTAACTTTCACAGAGAACAAGAGTCTCAGCTCGTTCTCCACGTGGAGCAAAGCTAGGAGTGTCAGTACGATCGTGAGGAAGAAAAGTATACATTACAGAATCAGCGAGCTATTTGATTTTCTATCAAAGTTGCAAGGATCGATTGCCCCGACTGAAAAGAAAG GTTCTGCAAGAAGTCGCCGCTCTTTTGCCACGGGAGGAGCAAGTGGCAGTGTTGGAAATGGTGCAACGCGTGGCCAGAGAATCCTCTCGTCGTTCGAGGAAGACCACCTGCTTGTATACATCCAGTTCACCGATTCAAGTCTACAGGCCGAG ACCGGAGTCGGATTTCCTGGATTCCGCCGCGCGTCTGTCGCCAGGAATTCGCGAGCGGCGAATCATCGCGGAGCATCAGAAACAGCTGGAGAGAGAGATACAGCAGATGCATGA
- the LOC126922680 gene encoding uncharacterized protein LOC126922680 isoform X2: MGCTPSGSSCKKGSIRLMTTKLTFTKGQLCNLNTYFRKLVDEAQNDSSNAFAIEAIVERLVQRLMRSAGNLDRRFSSMFLVSLNEPRRIKQGRFEYLLRIDALSISSVSPEQGRSTVCVEEDASLPGFIRLKMLGVGAEVWREYVDVAGRLRRDLVKAKLANLLATAIKQDVGDQTNDRICVSPGQVVDAEILDKILKQPDHCRIFYGSAVSDGPLPEPRNHRVALIEDSGGILLRIGLDKFKAREVEVRLLIGIGVSSWPTLADYPQRIPLYHCDALLHYTAAQSGMYAVVVGPYSGARCENRATLWRVRVPAAEKIMSQHYAADSVPALTESVLLEILYELREGRTLHLPMKPKAGRKNGPSPPDRLRVVSRHILRTVHRWALERTGPDPLTSWAPDTLSCHVLLALDELVAALKCQSLRCYFHPRCNVMLQCARGGMAYHEDSYVSDRRLLESYLETLHYRSFSMTRDVPRPLDVMENELIARWRDIIAALPRETSDEDYGYSQKQLEYFSMILEQVLRAKNALLQNYPDNYSYSNFSELSYCMTEQVENLVFLLKLILTQAKNQSYPMANRKLRMNDRHKESKKRRHCNTSSQFDYSVGLLIDVIARDRETANMDLESSPIMTKILLQWLYFGMDYDRKFLEPILRPYLNNLFNSLHEHGWCATSWKKGQEVYVSEMQSLSIFCKSVISEEISPANGIVDYLSKGWRWAENMTKMIERSGNSLRLIFLPRDRAIKYNLTFTENKSLSSFSTWSKARSVSTIVRKKSIHYRISELFDFLSKLQGSIAPTEKKGVAGHAELRDASPLTYVASMSRSRARHRGPGDLISAMVSLGKFRVLQEVAALLPREEQVAVLEMVQRVARESSRRSRKTTCLYTSSSPIQVYRPRPESDFLDSAARLSPGIRERRIIAEHQKQLEREIQQMHDTVRRNALRRRRPCNVWDSNSLSSWNSSIDSIAGTISLRRYRAPIWDVIKGSSPARSSLRVDGNIEKNKFDEMISREESPTWSTQDARRKLDRCESKNGDELPSWDTLEATLNRRLCNYGNALLGSLETDESIGRNCVAKSRE; the protein is encoded by the exons ATGGGCTGTACACCTAGTGGATCATCGTGCAAGAAGGGCAGCATTCGATTAATGACTACGAAGCTTACTTTCACCAAGGGTCAGCTGTGCAACCTGAACACGTATTTTCGCAAACTGGTCGACGAGGCTCAGAATG ATTCCTCTAATGCTTTTGCGATCGAAGCTATCGTGGAAAGATTGGTCCAACGATTGATGCGAAGCGCTGGTAATCTCGATCGAAGATTCTCATCTATGTTTCTCGTTTCATTAAACGAACCTCGACGAATAAAG cAAGGTAGGTTTGAATATCTGCTGCGGATAGATGCATTGTCGATTTCGAGTGTAAGTCCCGAGCAGGGACGCTCGACGGTGTGTGTCGAGGAGGATGCCTCTCTACCAGGCTTTATTCGGCTGAAGATGCTTGGCGTTGGGGCGGAAGTCTGGCGAGAGTACGTGGATGTCGCAGGAAGGTTGAGGAGAGATCTTGTAAAAGCCAAATTAGCAAATTTATTGGCCACAGCTATTAAACAAG ACGTTGGAGATCAAACGAACGACAGAATTTGTGTTTCACCTGGTCAAGTGGTCGATGCTGAAATCCTCGACAAGATATTGAAGCAACCGGACCACTGTCGAATATTTTACGGGTCAG CTGTCTCGGACGGACCATTACCAGAGCCAAGGAATCATCGAGTGGCCTTGATCGAAGATTCCGGAGGGATACTGCTTAGAATCGGATTGGATAAATTTAAAGCTCGCGAAGTTGAAGTTAGGCTATTAATCGGTATCGGAGTGTCGTCGTGGCCCACTTTGGCGGATTATCCTCAACGGATACCTCTCTATCATTGCGATGCTCTTCTTCATTACACTGCAGCGCAAAGT GGCATGTACGCGGTAGTCGTTGGTCCGTATTCCGGTGCACGTTGCGAGAACCGAGCAACTCTCTGGAGAGTACGTGTTCCGGCAGCCGAGAAAATTATGAGTCAACACTATGCCGCCGACAGTGTACCAGCCCTCACTGAATCCGTGCTTTTGGAAATTTTATATGAGCTGCGCGAAGGCCGTACTTTGCATTTACCGATGAAACCAAAG GCAGGACGGAAAAACGGCCCCTCGCCTCCAGATCGCTTACGAGTAGTTTCCAGACACATTCTGAGAACTGTGCACCGATGGGCTCTAGAAAGAACAGGACCGGATCCGTTGACGAGCTGGGCGCCCGATACCCTTTCGTGTCATGTTCTATTAGCGTTGGACGAGTTAGTCGCTGCGCTGAAATGCCAGAGCCTGAGGTGTTACTTTCATCCGCGCTGCAACGTGATGCTACAATGCGCGAGAG GAGGAATGGCGTATCACGAGGACTCCTACGTTTCTGATCGTCGATTGTTGGAATCTTACTTGGAAACTCTTCATTATCGATCCTTCTCCATGACGCGTGACGTACCAAGACCTCTAGACGTTATGGAGAATGAGCTCATTGCGAGATGGCGAGATATCATTGCCGCGTTGCCCAGAGAAACGTCCGATGAGGATTACGGATATAGCCAGAAACAGTTGGAATATTTTAGCATGATCCTAGAGCAAGTTCTACGAGCAAAGAACGCTTTGTTACAG AACTATCCGGACAACTATAGTTACTCGAATTTCTCGGAATTATCCTACTGTATGACGGAACAGGTGGAGAATCTCGTGTTCCTACTGAAATTAATTCTAACACAGGCCAAGAACCAGAGTTATCCGATGGCGAATCGCAAGCTGCGAATGAACGATCGCCATAAGGAATCAAAAAAAAGAAGACATTGCAATACGAGCAGTCAGTTCGATTATTCGGTCGGACTGCTAATCGATGTTATCGCAAGAGATAGAGAAACAGCCAATATGGATTTGGAATCTTCTCCAATAATGACCAAAATACTTTTACAATGGCTATACTTTG GTATGGACTATGATCGAAAGTTTCTCGAGCCTATTCTACGTCCATATCTGAACAATCTTTTCAACAGCCTTCACGAACATGGTTGGTGTGCAACGTCTTGGAAGAAGGGACAGGAGGTCTATGTTTCCGAGATGCAATCGCTATCGATATTCTGTAAATCTGTGATAAGCGAGGAAATATCACCTGCTAACGGGATCGTGGACTATCTATCAAAGGGTTGGCGCTGGGCAGAAAATATGACGAAGATGATCGAGCGTTCGGGGAATTCTCTGCGTCTGATTTTTCTTCCCAGAGACAGGGCGATTAAATACAACTTAACTTTCACAGAGAACAAGAGTCTCAGCTCGTTCTCCACGTGGAGCAAAGCTAGGAGTGTCAGTACGATCGTGAGGAAGAAAAGTATACATTACAGAATCAGCGAGCTATTTGATTTTCTATCAAAGTTGCAAGGATCGATTGCCCCGACTGAAAAGAAAG GGGTTGCAGGACACGCGGAATTGAGGGATGCCAGCCCTTTGACATACGTCGCGTCGATGAGCAGATCGCGAGCTCGACATCGTGGTCCTGGCGATTTGATTTCCGCCATGGTCTCCCTCGGCAAGTTCAGG GTTCTGCAAGAAGTCGCCGCTCTTTTGCCACGGGAGGAGCAAGTGGCAGTGTTGGAAATGGTGCAACGCGTGGCCAGAGAATCCTCTCGTCGTTCGAGGAAGACCACCTGCTTGTATACATCCAGTTCACCGATTCAAGTCTACAGGCCGAG ACCGGAGTCGGATTTCCTGGATTCCGCCGCGCGTCTGTCGCCAGGAATTCGCGAGCGGCGAATCATCGCGGAGCATCAGAAACAGCTGGAGAGAGAGATACAGCAGATGCATGACACCGTGAGACGTAACGCGTTGAGAAGACGACGCCCGTGTAACGTCTGGGACTCGAACTCGTTGTCCTCTTGGAATTCTTCGATCGATTCTATCGCAGGCACGATCAGCCTTAGAAGATATCGCGCTCCAATATGGGACGTTATCAAAG GAAGTTCACCGGCTCGGTCTAGCTTGCGCGTGGATGGTAAtatcgagaaaaataaattcgaCGAGATGATAAGCCGAGAGGAATCGCCGACGTGGAGCACGCAAGATGCTCGAAGGAAGTTGGACCGCTGCGAGTCGAAGAATGGAGACGAATTGCCATCTTGGGATACGCTCGAGGCAACTCTGAATAGGAGGCTGTGTAATTACGGCAACGCCCTGTTAGGATCCTTGGAAACGGACGAAAGTATTGGAAGAAACTGCGTGGCGAAGTCGCGAGAATGA